The Methylomarinum vadi genome has a window encoding:
- the cysB gene encoding HTH-type transcriptional regulator CysB has translation MKLQQLRYLCEIERQNMNISKAAAALFTSQSGVSKQIQLLEQELNVQLFRRKGKHLLAFSEAGEKVLYYAKEALQKVENIRLLADELNRSQQSLTLATTHTQARYVLPKVVEQFLRVYPAIDLHLHQGTPSQIADMLERGEVDIAIATEALADREALLSMPCYQWSRSIITRQGHPLTQLSSVALADVARYPIITYVQGFTGREQLDETFRRERLQPDFVLTAVDADVIKTYVRLGLGIGIIADMAFHPDQDRDLQALNAKNLFGVSTSRIAIKRDKYIKDYVFRFIEMFAPHLSADVVKQALLCSNNAEAEKLFADFVVPIYRPPKPSEHELQ, from the coding sequence ATGAAGCTGCAACAATTACGCTATTTGTGCGAGATCGAACGGCAGAACATGAATATATCCAAAGCTGCGGCCGCTTTGTTTACTTCGCAATCCGGGGTCAGCAAGCAGATTCAACTTCTGGAACAGGAATTGAATGTTCAGTTGTTCCGGCGTAAGGGCAAGCATTTGCTGGCTTTCAGTGAGGCTGGGGAAAAAGTTTTGTACTATGCCAAGGAGGCTTTGCAAAAAGTCGAGAATATTCGGCTGCTGGCGGATGAATTAAACCGTTCCCAGCAATCCCTGACCTTGGCGACCACCCATACTCAAGCGCGTTATGTGTTGCCGAAGGTTGTCGAGCAATTTTTACGCGTTTATCCCGCTATCGATCTGCATCTTCATCAGGGCACCCCCAGCCAAATCGCCGACATGCTGGAGCGGGGCGAGGTCGATATCGCGATTGCCACGGAGGCATTGGCCGATCGCGAGGCATTACTATCCATGCCTTGTTACCAATGGAGCCGCAGTATCATTACCCGGCAGGGGCATCCCTTGACGCAACTGTCCTCGGTCGCGCTGGCCGACGTGGCGCGCTATCCGATCATTACCTATGTCCAGGGGTTCACCGGCCGCGAGCAATTGGACGAAACCTTCCGCCGAGAACGGCTACAGCCGGACTTCGTGCTGACGGCGGTCGATGCCGACGTGATCAAAACCTACGTTCGTCTGGGCCTGGGTATCGGCATCATCGCCGACATGGCTTTTCATCCGGACCAGGACCGGGATCTACAGGCGCTCAATGCCAAGAATCTGTTCGGTGTCAGTACCAGCCGGATCGCGATCAAGCGGGACAAATACATCAAGGATTATGTTTTTCGTTTCATCGAAATGTTCGCTCCGCATTTGTCCGCAGATGTCGTCAAACAAGCCCTGCTTTGTTCGAACAACGCGGAAGCTGAAAAACTGTTCGCCGATTTTGTCGTGCCGATCTACCGGCCACCGAAACCGAGTGAACATGAACTTCAATAA
- the hemL gene encoding glutamate-1-semialdehyde 2,1-aminomutase, protein MTQSAELFSQAKQVIPGGVNSPVRSFSGVGGTPVYFDHASGAYVFDSENKRYIDYVGSWGPMILGHAHPEVIAAVKETAEKGLSFGAPTEIETRMAAKVCELVPSVDLVRMVSSGTEATMSALRLARGYTGRDKIVKFEGCYHGHSDSLLVKAGSGALTLGVPSSPGVPAALAADTITLTYNDSDAVREAFAASGEQIACIIVEPVAGNMNCIPPEPGFLETLRDVCDQYGSVLIFDEVMTGFRVGLHGAQGYYGVMPDLTTLGKVIGGGMPVGAFGGRHEIMQHLAPLGPVYQAGTLSGNPVAMAAGLKTLELISVPGFYDELSRKTEKLAAGMRQQAATAGIALSCNQVGGMFGLFFTGEERVSRFAQVMQCDQKLFKRFFHAMLDEGVYLAPSAFEAGFVSAAHSDEDLEETLQAAGKVFKSL, encoded by the coding sequence ATGACTCAGTCAGCCGAATTATTTTCTCAGGCGAAACAAGTAATTCCGGGCGGTGTTAATTCGCCAGTCCGTTCCTTTAGCGGCGTCGGCGGAACGCCGGTCTATTTCGACCACGCTTCCGGGGCTTATGTATTCGATAGCGAAAATAAACGCTATATCGATTATGTCGGGTCCTGGGGACCGATGATTCTTGGCCATGCCCATCCCGAAGTGATTGCCGCAGTCAAGGAAACGGCGGAAAAAGGCCTCAGTTTCGGCGCGCCGACCGAAATCGAGACCCGCATGGCCGCCAAGGTTTGTGAACTGGTGCCGTCGGTCGATCTGGTGCGGATGGTCAGTTCCGGCACCGAGGCCACCATGAGTGCGTTGCGTCTTGCCCGCGGCTATACCGGGCGCGACAAGATCGTCAAATTCGAGGGCTGTTATCACGGCCATTCCGATTCGCTGCTGGTGAAGGCCGGGTCCGGCGCCTTAACCTTGGGTGTGCCCAGCTCGCCCGGCGTGCCGGCGGCGCTAGCGGCGGACACGATTACCTTGACCTATAACGATAGCGACGCGGTTAGGGAAGCCTTTGCTGCGAGCGGTGAGCAGATCGCCTGCATCATCGTCGAGCCGGTGGCCGGCAATATGAATTGTATCCCCCCGGAACCGGGATTTTTGGAGACCTTGCGGGACGTTTGCGACCAATACGGCAGCGTGTTGATTTTCGATGAAGTGATGACCGGTTTTCGCGTTGGCTTGCACGGTGCCCAAGGTTACTATGGAGTCATGCCCGATTTGACCACGTTGGGCAAGGTGATCGGCGGCGGCATGCCGGTCGGCGCGTTCGGCGGCCGGCACGAGATCATGCAGCATCTGGCGCCGCTCGGGCCGGTCTATCAGGCGGGCACGTTGTCCGGTAATCCGGTGGCGATGGCGGCCGGTCTGAAAACATTGGAGTTGATTTCGGTTCCGGGGTTTTATGACGAATTGAGTCGCAAAACCGAAAAATTGGCCGCCGGCATGCGGCAACAGGCGGCAACGGCCGGCATCGCGTTGAGTTGCAACCAGGTCGGCGGCATGTTCGGCTTGTTTTTTACCGGCGAGGAAAGAGTCAGTCGTTTCGCCCAAGTGATGCAATGCGACCAGAAATTATTCAAGCGTTTTTTTCATGCCATGCTGGATGAAGGCGTTTATCTGGCGCCGTCCGCGTTCGAAGCCGGCTTCGTTTCTGCCGCGCATAGCGATGAGGACTTGGAGGAAACGCTGCAGGCCGCCGGCAAGGTGTTTAAATCGCTTTAA
- the rmuC gene encoding DNA recombination protein RmuC — MQQLWPLLAAALVGFLLGWALIGIKYRKQGQHLTELEEILIQKKEEQQQFAVKLAVAEEKLEHFSAQNDESRQLQQQLIQANTANAELRTQLREQQQHNDEKIQLLHNAEAQLKIQFENLANRIFEERGKQFSEQNKTSIEHLVMPLKQQLGDFKSRLEAVYDNESKDRISLREEIASLRRDTAKMNQEALNLTRALKGDKKAQGNWGEMILEKVLEQSGLRKGIEYETQGAFRDADNKLFKPDVIVRLPEDKDVIIDSKVSLLAYERYCSAEEERERRQALKEHSDAVRNHIRTLSDKDYSSLQGLRSLDFVLLFMPIEAAFMAAFQADEKLFSEAFEHKIVVVTPTTLLATLRTIQNIWRYEQQNENAKAIADKAGSLYDKIRGFVEDLERLGNQLATVNKTYDAVMNKLTTGQGNLVRQADSFVELGVKVKKKLPKSVTERAGLGDD; from the coding sequence ATGCAACAACTGTGGCCGCTATTGGCGGCCGCACTGGTCGGTTTTCTGCTCGGTTGGGCGTTGATCGGCATAAAGTATCGCAAACAGGGTCAACACCTCACCGAACTGGAAGAGATATTAATCCAGAAAAAAGAGGAACAGCAGCAGTTTGCCGTCAAACTGGCCGTCGCCGAAGAAAAGCTCGAGCATTTTTCGGCCCAAAATGATGAATCCCGCCAATTACAGCAACAATTGATCCAGGCTAACACAGCCAATGCGGAACTGCGGACCCAGTTGCGGGAGCAGCAACAACACAACGACGAAAAAATACAATTGCTGCACAATGCCGAAGCCCAGTTGAAGATCCAGTTTGAAAATCTGGCCAACCGTATTTTCGAGGAGCGCGGCAAGCAATTCAGCGAGCAGAATAAGACCAGCATAGAACACCTGGTTATGCCGCTGAAACAACAGTTGGGCGATTTCAAGTCCCGTTTGGAGGCGGTCTACGACAACGAGAGCAAAGACCGAATCTCTCTTCGCGAGGAAATCGCCTCGTTGCGGCGCGATACCGCGAAAATGAATCAGGAAGCGCTGAACCTGACCCGGGCGCTGAAAGGCGACAAGAAGGCGCAGGGCAACTGGGGCGAAATGATACTGGAAAAGGTACTGGAGCAGTCCGGGTTACGTAAGGGCATCGAATACGAAACCCAGGGCGCGTTCCGCGATGCCGACAATAAATTATTCAAACCCGACGTCATTGTCCGCCTGCCGGAAGACAAAGATGTCATAATCGATTCCAAGGTGTCGTTGCTGGCCTATGAGCGTTACTGTTCGGCGGAGGAGGAGCGGGAAAGAAGACAGGCCCTGAAAGAACACAGCGACGCCGTCAGAAACCATATCAGGACCTTGAGCGATAAGGATTATTCGTCGCTACAGGGCCTCCGCTCATTGGATTTCGTATTATTGTTCATGCCGATCGAAGCGGCGTTCATGGCGGCTTTTCAGGCTGACGAAAAGCTGTTTTCGGAGGCCTTCGAGCATAAGATCGTCGTCGTAACGCCGACGACGTTGCTGGCGACGTTACGAACGATACAAAACATTTGGCGCTACGAACAGCAGAATGAAAACGCCAAGGCCATCGCCGACAAGGCCGGCTCTCTCTACGATAAAATTCGCGGTTTCGTCGAAGACCTGGAGCGGCTCGGTAACCAGCTAGCCACGGTCAACAAGACCTATGACGCGGTGATGAATAAACTGACTACGGGCCAGGGCAATCTGGTGCGCCAGGCCGACAGTTTTGTGGAATTGGGCGTAAAGGTTAAGAAAAAACTGCCGAAATCGGTGACGGAAAGGGCTGGCTTGGGGGACGATTAA
- a CDS encoding c-type cytochrome: MNRITIITASALSLTLLNACSRDYTPEPQASGEEIYQSACAECHKADDKGAIFHIDPKNANPTYVIHKVKSGSLMMPSFPNIKAEDFKKLTAFVLAHSNSE, from the coding sequence ATGAATCGAATAACAATAATAACCGCATCCGCCCTCTCCCTAACCCTACTCAATGCCTGTTCGCGCGATTATACGCCGGAACCCCAGGCCAGCGGCGAAGAAATTTATCAGTCCGCCTGCGCCGAGTGTCATAAAGCGGACGACAAAGGTGCAATTTTTCATATAGACCCGAAAAACGCCAATCCCACCTATGTCATTCACAAAGTCAAATCGGGCTCCTTAATGATGCCTTCTTTCCCCAATATCAAGGCCGAAGATTTCAAAAAGCTCACCGCCTTTGTCCTGGCGCACAGCAATAGCGAGTAG
- a CDS encoding dihydroorotase, whose translation MSKLLIRGGRIIDPANNLDRQGSVSVADGNIIAVGDELEAFTPDRIIEAEQQIVCPGFIDLSARLREPGHTRKGNIQSETRAAAAAGVTTLCLPPDTNPVIDTPAVVEYIKDKSEKAGYEQILPIGALTQRLAGNEISSMFALKQAGCIAVGNADLPLTKLQILRRAMEYADSHGLLLIYRPNEPSLSADGCAHDGAFASRYGLPGIPAAAETVAVAQCLELAQLTGCRVHFSRISCKGSVIKLQQAKKYGLNVTADVAIHQLHLTEDDMIPFDSAYHVDPPFRSDSDKQFLRNGLVNGTIDAICSDHQPHDLDAKLGAFPETQAGIAALETLLPLTLRLSREHPISLTQSIAALTEKPAKILGLDKGALTPGLGADICIFAPEQSWLVGHDSWQSAGKNTPFWNKSLQGKVTHTLQAGRTIYQQ comes from the coding sequence ATGAGCAAACTTTTAATCCGCGGCGGCAGAATCATCGACCCTGCCAATAATCTGGATCGCCAGGGGTCGGTCAGTGTTGCCGACGGTAACATCATTGCTGTCGGCGACGAGCTGGAAGCTTTTACCCCTGATCGCATCATCGAAGCCGAACAGCAAATCGTCTGCCCCGGCTTCATCGACCTAAGTGCCCGTCTGCGCGAACCGGGACACACCCGCAAGGGCAATATACAATCGGAAACCCGCGCCGCCGCGGCGGCCGGCGTGACGACTCTGTGTCTGCCACCCGACACCAATCCGGTCATCGATACGCCTGCCGTGGTCGAATACATCAAGGACAAATCGGAAAAAGCCGGTTACGAACAAATCCTCCCCATCGGCGCGCTGACTCAACGACTGGCGGGTAATGAGATCAGTTCGATGTTCGCATTAAAACAGGCTGGTTGTATCGCCGTCGGCAACGCCGACTTGCCGCTGACCAAGTTGCAGATTTTGCGGCGGGCGATGGAGTATGCCGACAGTCATGGCCTGTTATTGATTTATCGTCCCAACGAACCGTCCCTGAGCGCCGACGGCTGCGCCCACGATGGCGCTTTCGCTAGCCGTTACGGCCTACCCGGCATTCCGGCCGCCGCCGAAACGGTGGCCGTGGCGCAATGCTTGGAACTGGCGCAATTGACCGGCTGCCGCGTGCATTTCAGCCGCATCAGTTGCAAGGGCTCTGTCATCAAGCTGCAACAGGCGAAAAAATACGGCCTCAATGTCACCGCCGATGTCGCCATTCATCAGCTGCATCTGACCGAAGACGACATGATCCCGTTCGACAGCGCCTACCACGTCGACCCGCCCTTCCGCAGCGACAGCGATAAACAATTCCTGCGCAACGGCTTGGTCAACGGCACGATCGACGCCATTTGCTCGGATCATCAGCCCCACGATTTGGATGCGAAACTGGGTGCCTTCCCGGAAACCCAGGCCGGTATCGCCGCCCTGGAAACCTTGTTGCCGTTGACCTTGCGACTCAGCCGCGAACATCCCATCAGCCTGACCCAGTCAATCGCGGCCCTGACGGAAAAGCCCGCCAAAATTTTGGGCTTGGACAAAGGTGCGCTAACGCCGGGCCTGGGAGCCGACATCTGTATTTTCGCACCGGAGCAATCCTGGCTCGTCGGTCATGACAGCTGGCAAAGCGCCGGGAAAAACACGCCTTTTTGGAACAAGAGCCTGCAAGGAAAAGTCACTCATACCCTGCAGGCCGGTCGAACCATTTATCAGCAATAG
- a CDS encoding aspartate carbamoyltransferase catalytic subunit — translation MQPNTMSANLQLNEEGKLKHFLSIEGFSREMLTEILDTAASFAGMSEQQVKKVPLLRGKTITNLFFENSTRTRTTFELAATRLSADVLNINIATSATSKGESLLDTIRNLEAMHVDMFVVRHAISGAAHFIAENCAQHISVINAGDGRHAHPTQAMLDMFTIRQHKHDFDNLKVAIIGDILHSRVARSQIQALNILGAKEVRVIAPKTLLPAQVERLGVKAYHNMEQGLDDIDVIIMLRLQKERMNSALLPSESEYFKCFGLSAHKVKLAKPDAIVMHPGPINRGVEIESSVADGPQSVILQQVSNGIAVRMAIMSMAMQSSGVNQ, via the coding sequence ATGCAGCCTAATACCATGAGCGCCAATCTGCAATTGAACGAGGAAGGAAAATTAAAGCATTTCCTGTCGATCGAAGGCTTTAGTCGGGAAATGCTGACCGAAATCCTCGACACCGCCGCCTCGTTTGCCGGCATGTCGGAACAACAGGTCAAAAAGGTTCCTTTACTGCGCGGCAAGACCATTACCAACTTGTTTTTCGAAAACAGCACCCGCACCCGCACCACGTTCGAACTGGCCGCCACCCGACTTTCCGCCGATGTGTTGAACATCAACATCGCCACATCCGCGACGTCCAAAGGGGAAAGCCTCCTGGATACGATCCGCAATCTGGAAGCGATGCATGTCGATATGTTCGTAGTCCGGCACGCCATCAGCGGCGCGGCCCATTTCATTGCCGAAAACTGCGCGCAGCATATCAGCGTAATCAATGCCGGCGACGGACGCCACGCCCATCCCACCCAGGCCATGCTGGACATGTTTACCATCCGTCAACACAAACACGATTTCGATAATCTGAAAGTCGCGATCATCGGTGACATATTGCATTCCCGTGTGGCCCGTTCGCAAATTCAAGCGCTCAATATTCTCGGCGCCAAGGAAGTCAGGGTCATTGCGCCCAAAACCCTGCTACCAGCCCAGGTCGAACGACTCGGCGTCAAGGCTTACCACAACATGGAACAAGGCCTAGACGATATTGATGTCATCATCATGCTGAGGCTGCAGAAAGAACGCATGAATTCAGCGCTGCTGCCGAGCGAAAGCGAATATTTCAAATGTTTCGGCTTGAGCGCACACAAAGTCAAATTGGCCAAGCCGGACGCTATCGTCATGCATCCCGGCCCGATCAATCGGGGCGTGGAAATCGAATCCAGTGTCGCCGACGGACCGCAGTCGGTTATCCTGCAACAAGTCAGCAATGGCATCGCCGTGCGCATGGCCATAATGTCGATGGCCATGCAAAGCAGTGGAGTCAACCAATGA